In one window of Maniola hyperantus chromosome 18, iAphHyp1.2, whole genome shotgun sequence DNA:
- the LOC117990760 gene encoding uncharacterized protein yields the protein MKVALYFIVIYTTIIHTKSYINVRDDEKSSIYRYGQKTPNKITNNEKNGPHIEPRKRIEDLKDARAAKRKSEVLKRLKVYEKRLNTAGDIKKIIKDPDLEKQVYHKDPVLNYMKGRNFRRASKQRESSDIESDTYSSSLELPDWKEEWKQHWLQKKLEAINSSMPKGDIVNMVAARPWGVPCGDPNQHDAPWGSCMLAMECEAEYRIYRGDYFCGRTNFICCALEVTNYDLYAGFDVSFADSSLATDTEEHKTRNKSSKERKKRKRSRDRKRRLRERLKRKRKIRRTIRKIMREIRKILNRSYRNGTTARKKKTKHLKKFIEELKKRYRKERKTVRDIHEMELIKIDAALQKRLNDILGVNREFISNQTFRDIILNGTINKQNLKILMKAYPDLFKSRRTGSGGGTARSPRDYLEYDIEYGYLYY from the exons ATGAAGGTTGCTTTATACTTCATCGTAATTTATACAACTATTATACATACGAAATCGTATATTAACGTTAGAGATGATGAAAAGTCTTCAATATACAGATATGGTCAGAAAACCCCcaataaaattactaataatgaaaaaaatggaCCACATATTGAGCCCAGAAAAAGAATAGAAGATCTTAAAGATGCAAGAGCGGCGAAAAGAAAATCAGAAGTATTGAAAAGATTAAAGGTTTATGAAAAACGACTTAATACGGCGGgcgatattaaaaaaataataaaagatccGGACTTGGAAAAACAAGTGTACCACAAAGACCCTGTGTTGAACTACATGAAGGGGAGAAATTTTAGAAGAGCAAGCAAGCAACGGGAGTCTTCTGATATTGAAAGTGACACTTATAGTTCAAGTCTAGAACTTCCGGATTGGAAAGAAGAATGGAAACAGCATTGGCTGCAGAAGAAGTTAGAAGCAATCAACTCTTCTATGCCTAAAGGCGATATAGTTAACATGGTCGCCGCAA GGCCATGGGGTGTGCCTTGTGGAGATCCAAACCAACATGATGCACCATGGGGATCTTGCATGTTAGCAATGGAGTGTGAAGCCGAATACAGAATATATCGAGGAGATTACTTCTGTGGCCGTACCAACTTCATATGCTGCGCTCTGGAGGTGACAAACTACGATCTGTACGCAGGATTTGATGTTTCATTTGCCGATTCGAGCCTAGCAACTGATACAGAAGAACATAAAACAAGAAACAAAAGTTCTAAAGAACGTAAAAAACGTAAAAGGTCAAGAGATAGAAAACGTAGACTAAGAGAAAGGTTGAAGCGTAAACGTAAAATAAGGAGGACTATTAGAAAGATAATGAGAGAAATAAGAAAGATACTGAACAGGTCATACCGAAATGGAACTACTGCAAGGAAGAAGAAAACAAAACACCTAAAGAAATTCATCGAAGAGTTGAAGAAGCGTTACAGGAAGGAAAGAAAGACCGTCAGAGACATCCATGAAATGGAGTTGATAAAAATTGACGCAGCGTTACAGAAAAGATTAAATGATATACTAGGCGTTAACCGAGAGTTCATAAGTAATCAAACGTTTAGGGATATCATTTTAAATGGAACGATAAATAAACagaatttgaaaattttgatgaAAGCGTATCCAGATTTGTTCAAGTCGCGGCGGACGGGCAGCGGCGGTGGGACTGCCAGGAGTCCACGGGATTATTTAGAATACGATATCGAGTATGGGTATCTTTATTACTAA